ATGAGCGAGCGGGTGGAGCGGCGCATCTACGAGCTGCTCGATCACCCCACCCAGTCGCCCTACGGCAACCCTATCCCGGGCCTCGCCGCCCTCGGGGGCCAGCCGGGGCTTGCCGCGTCAGACGGCGCCGTCAGCCTCCTTGAAGCGATGAAGTCCTACGGTCCTGCTTCGGTGGTGACCGTCAGCCGGCTTGCCGAACCCATCCAGGTGGAGCCCGAACTGCTGGTTCAGCTCTACGAGGGGGGCATCCGTCCCGGGGCGGCGGTATCGCTGGAGCGGGTAGGGGATTACATTTCCGTGCGGGTGGCCGGCATTGAAGGCGCCCTGGAACTTCCGCCGGAAGTGGCCGCGCACGTTTTCGTCACGGTCCGGTAGAGGACCATCCCGGGCGCGGGCTACTCCATCAAGCGGACTTACGCAATGATAACGGAATTGTTACTTTGAGGGTTAACCCTCTATAGTTGATCCGAGCGTTGATACTAAAGCGTTACCTGATCTGGAGCCGAGCTCTGCCAGCGGATCAGGAGCACGAGTCATAACTGGCAGAGGCGGGGGAACCACAAGCGGCAGCGGGGGACTGCCTTGGGGTGAAGTCCGTCAGCAGCAAGCCTCTTCCAGTGAAGGAACCTTCCGGGGATATCTCTGTGCCGAAGCTTGCTTACGGCGGACCGGGTCTTTGAACTCTCTGACCCGAATCCGACAGCTAACTTCGCAGGCTTTCAAGAGAGGAATCCTTCTTGTCCATGCAGACCTCCAAGGGGCGCCGCCGTGCGGCGGGCCCCTCATCGACGCCGCGTGTCGTCGAAGTCATCAACACGGAGCGCCCCCGCGACCTCCACCGTGATGCGCGCCGCCGTCGGGGTCCCTTCCGGCAGATCACCGAGTTTGCCTCGGCCAGCGGCATCGGGCAAAAAGCCGGGATCGCGCTTGCGGCCACAGGCCTGGTGCTGACCGTGACTGTTCCGGCCACCAGTCCGGTCATGGCCACCGACACCGGTGCCACACCCGTCGCTGCCTTCGCCGCCACCCCGCAGCCGGCCATCTCTGCCGAGCCGGGAGCGCAGATTGACTTCAGCCGGTCAGCCGTTGTCACGCAGGCTGACCCGGACGGTAAACTCAAACAACTCCTGAGCGCGCAATCAGCCGGTGCGGTCTCCCGTGCCGCTTCCGCTGGAAGCCTTGGCGCCCCGCTGGCCACCCTTTCCACGGCATCGCCGTTCGGCTACCGCATCAGCCCCATCACCGGCGGCTCCGGTGACTTCCACCGCGGGCAGGATTACGTGGCCCAGTGCGGCACGTCCGTCCTCGCTGCTGCCACCGGCACCGTGACGTTCGTTGGCTGGCATCAGTACGGCGGCGGAAACCGCGTCGTTGTGGACCACGGCAACGGCCTGGAGACCACCTACAACCACCTGTCATCGTTCAGCGTCAAGGAAGGCCAGACGGTCTCGCGCGGCGACGTCCTGGCGCTCAGCGGCACCACCGGAGCCTCTACCGGCTGCCACCTC
The window above is part of the Pseudarthrobacter sp. NS4 genome. Proteins encoded here:
- a CDS encoding metal-dependent transcriptional regulator; amino-acid sequence: MTDLIDTTEMYLRTILELEEENIVALRARIAERLRHSGPTVSQTIGRMERDGLVVVSGDRHLELTESGRKRATEVMRKHRLAERLLADVIGLDWAYVHDEACRWEHVMSERVERRIYELLDHPTQSPYGNPIPGLAALGGQPGLAASDGAVSLLEAMKSYGPASVVTVSRLAEPIQVEPELLVQLYEGGIRPGAAVSLERVGDYISVRVAGIEGALELPPEVAAHVFVTVR
- a CDS encoding M23 family metallopeptidase, translated to MQTSKGRRRAAGPSSTPRVVEVINTERPRDLHRDARRRRGPFRQITEFASASGIGQKAGIALAATGLVLTVTVPATSPVMATDTGATPVAAFAATPQPAISAEPGAQIDFSRSAVVTQADPDGKLKQLLSAQSAGAVSRAASAGSLGAPLATLSTASPFGYRISPITGGSGDFHRGQDYVAQCGTSVLAAATGTVTFVGWHQYGGGNRVVVDHGNGLETTYNHLSSFSVKEGQTVSRGDVLALSGTTGASTGCHLHFEVQINGEVVDPTGWL